One stretch of Pseudomonas fluorescens Q2-87 DNA includes these proteins:
- a CDS encoding LysR family transcriptional regulator — MSHMNIADVDLNLLKIFEALHDESSASRAALRVGVTQSAISAALRRLRDLYGDPLFVRTGRGLAPTLRANQLKPVISDALDKCRQSLAMVDPHASHYEGRSVIVGLSDDFEIAHGRQLIEEVARRAPGLRLIFRQTHSQIVGRALMERNLDLAITAGGFAQRLLSRHILGEGDYACLVDPASLTEGQQALSLDAFVAREHLLVSSGGFIGITDEGLAGLGLSRRVCASTTHFAALPFLLRGSQAVATIPAHAARAIASLSGLALLPCPLALPRYPIELGWRTPTQMDPAVVRVRESIVATFS, encoded by the coding sequence ATGAGCCATATGAATATCGCCGACGTCGACCTCAACCTGCTCAAGATCTTCGAAGCCCTGCACGACGAATCCAGCGCCAGTCGTGCGGCTTTGCGCGTGGGCGTGACCCAGTCAGCCATCAGCGCGGCCCTGCGCCGACTTCGAGATTTGTATGGCGACCCATTGTTCGTGCGCACCGGTCGAGGCCTGGCGCCCACCCTGCGGGCCAATCAGCTGAAGCCGGTGATTAGCGACGCATTGGACAAATGCCGCCAGAGCCTGGCGATGGTCGACCCGCACGCCAGCCATTACGAAGGCCGTTCGGTGATCGTTGGCTTATCTGATGATTTCGAGATTGCCCACGGGCGACAGCTGATCGAGGAAGTGGCCCGCCGGGCCCCGGGCCTGCGCTTGATTTTCCGGCAGACCCACAGCCAGATCGTCGGACGGGCCCTGATGGAGCGCAACCTTGATCTGGCGATCACGGCGGGCGGATTTGCGCAGCGGTTGCTAAGCCGTCACATCCTGGGCGAAGGCGATTACGCCTGCCTGGTGGACCCGGCCAGCCTGACGGAGGGCCAGCAAGCGCTCAGCCTCGACGCATTCGTGGCTCGTGAGCATTTGCTGGTGTCGTCGGGCGGTTTTATCGGCATTACCGATGAAGGGTTGGCCGGGCTTGGCCTGAGCCGGCGGGTATGCGCCTCGACCACGCACTTCGCCGCGCTACCGTTCCTGCTCAGGGGCAGCCAGGCCGTGGCGACCATTCCGGCCCACGCCGCCCGGGCCATCGCATCCCTCAGCGGCCTGGCCTTGCTGCCCTGCCCCTTGGCTCTGCCCCGCTACCCTATCGAATTGGGCTGGCGAACCCCCACGCAGATGGACCCGGCGGTGGTCAGGGTTCGTGAGTCCATCGTCGCGACCTTCTCATAA
- a CDS encoding carbon-nitrogen hydrolase family protein, translating into MPKSIVAALQIGSMPGGKEQTLAQILSYEDAIRQAGARLVVMPEALLGGYPKGEGFGTQLGYRLPEGREAFARYFANAIDVPGVEIEALAGLSARTGASLVLGVIERAGSTLYCTALYFEPDAGLVARHRKLMPTGTERLIWGMGDGSTLPVVDSQVGRVGAAVCWENMMPLLRTAMYAKGVQVWCAPTVDEREMWQVTMRHIAHEGRCFVVSACQVQASPQALGIDVPNWPAERALIAGGSVIIDPMGEVLAGPLKDTAGLLTAEIDTDELVRARYDYDVVGHYARPDIFELVVDERARPGVRFTG; encoded by the coding sequence ATGCCCAAATCCATTGTCGCCGCCCTGCAGATAGGTTCGATGCCTGGAGGCAAAGAGCAGACCCTGGCGCAGATTCTTTCTTACGAAGATGCCATTCGCCAGGCCGGTGCTCGTCTGGTGGTGATGCCCGAAGCCCTGCTGGGCGGATATCCGAAGGGTGAGGGGTTTGGCACTCAGCTGGGTTATCGTCTGCCGGAGGGGCGCGAGGCATTTGCCCGCTATTTTGCCAACGCCATTGACGTGCCCGGTGTCGAGATCGAAGCACTGGCCGGCCTTTCGGCACGCACCGGAGCGAGCCTGGTGCTGGGGGTCATAGAGCGAGCCGGTAGCACGTTGTACTGCACCGCGCTGTACTTCGAACCCGATGCCGGCCTGGTGGCCAGGCACCGCAAGCTGATGCCCACCGGCACCGAGCGGCTGATCTGGGGCATGGGCGACGGTTCGACCTTGCCGGTGGTCGACAGCCAGGTCGGTCGTGTCGGCGCGGCGGTGTGCTGGGAAAACATGATGCCGCTGCTGCGCACCGCGATGTATGCCAAAGGCGTGCAAGTCTGGTGTGCGCCGACGGTGGATGAGCGGGAAATGTGGCAGGTGACCATGCGCCACATCGCCCACGAAGGTCGCTGTTTCGTGGTCAGCGCCTGCCAGGTCCAGGCCTCGCCGCAGGCGTTGGGCATCGACGTACCGAATTGGCCGGCCGAGCGTGCGCTGATCGCCGGTGGCAGCGTAATCATCGACCCGATGGGCGAGGTGCTGGCGGGGCCGCTGAAAGACACGGCCGGGTTGTTGACGGCTGAAATCGATACCGATGAACTGGTGCGGGCACGCTACGACTACGACGTGGTCGGGCACTATGCCCGGCCCGACATCTTCGAGCTGGTGGTGGATGAGCGCGCCCGGCCCGGCGTGCGTTTTACCGGCTGA
- a CDS encoding DUF883 family protein has translation MARKSTVQANGEQIKDQAFSELQALIEESEKLLKSSVSLVGEDAENLRGQISQKLQQALDSLNSARERTRPMVDATEVYIGGHPWQTVAISAGFGLVVGLLLGRR, from the coding sequence ATGGCCCGTAAAAGCACTGTCCAAGCCAACGGAGAGCAAATCAAGGATCAAGCGTTCAGCGAATTGCAGGCACTGATCGAAGAATCAGAAAAGCTGCTCAAAAGCAGTGTGTCGCTGGTTGGCGAAGACGCGGAAAACCTGCGCGGCCAGATCTCCCAGAAACTGCAACAGGCCCTGGATTCGCTGAACAGCGCACGCGAACGCACCCGTCCGATGGTCGATGCCACTGAGGTCTATATTGGCGGACATCCATGGCAAACCGTGGCGATTTCCGCCGGTTTTGGTTTGGTGGTGGGCCTGCTGCTCGGACGGCGTTAA
- a CDS encoding LEA type 2 family protein, whose product MRRIFGLSLLLILLNLSACALFPHRDPLNINVVGIEPLASQDLEVRFAVKLRLQNPNETTIDYNGVALDLEVNGRTLATGVSDQTGSIPRFSEAILTVPVSISAFTVLRQTLGLSQTQRLDNLPYVLKGKLAGGLFGTMRFVDRGTLDLRGSTATW is encoded by the coding sequence ATGCGCAGAATCTTCGGCTTGTCCCTCTTACTGATCTTGCTCAACCTGAGCGCCTGCGCCCTCTTCCCCCACCGTGATCCGCTGAATATCAATGTAGTCGGCATCGAACCCTTGGCCAGCCAGGACTTGGAGGTGCGCTTTGCCGTGAAGCTGCGCCTGCAGAACCCCAACGAAACCACCATCGACTACAACGGCGTGGCCCTGGACCTGGAGGTCAACGGCCGTACGCTCGCGACCGGGGTCAGTGACCAGACCGGCTCCATCCCCCGTTTTTCCGAAGCAATACTGACGGTCCCCGTGAGCATCTCGGCGTTTACTGTCCTGCGCCAGACCCTGGGCCTGAGCCAGACCCAACGCCTGGACAACCTGCCCTATGTACTCAAGGGCAAGCTCGCCGGTGGTTTGTTCGGCACGATGCGTTTCGTCGATCGCGGCACCCTCGACTTGCGGGGCTCCACGGCCACATGGTGA